The Desulfosoma sp. region CCGGAATTGGCTCGAGACGCTTGGCGCCATGGAGCACGGGTGTTGGTCAACCTCACCAACGACGCCTGGTTCGGTCAAACAGCCGCACCGTATCAACACTTGGAAATCGCACGTTGGCGTGCCGTGGAATGCCGTGTTCCCTTGGTACGATGCGCCAATACGGGCATCAGTGCTGTGTTTGACGCTGCCGGGAGAATCCTCACCTCCCTGCCCTTGAACCTCACCGGTACCACAAGGGCCGAGATCATCCCAGGGAACAAAGCTCCTACCTTTTATATGCGCTATGGAAATGTGTTTGCGTGGAGCTGCACCTTGACGACACTGCTGTGTCTCGTGTATGGGGAGCGGGCTCGGTCGCGACACAGGTCTCGGGGAATTGCCTAGGAGCCTGCCCGACAAGAATTGTTTTTCCAGGAAGTGCAGGCGTCCCAGCCGCACAAATGGCGGGCCGAAGGCCGGCGCTCCCATGAAAAATGCGGTTTCGGCTCCGTGGGGAGGCGAGGCACCCCTTCGCCCCTACAAAATGGCATGGGATGCCTTGGCATGGCGAGTTCTCTGTCATCTTCCTAGGGAACACTTTTCCAATATGCTATATTAAAAAAAATGCTGTCCCAGGACAGCCCGTAAGGAGGGAAACACCATGCTTATCGAAACCTCAGAAATTCGAAACTCCCTAAAAGAACTGCACCAGCGGGTGGACACGTTGGGAGGTTATCTTTGACATTGCTGAAAAACGCCGGCGACTTCAAGAGCTGGATCGGGCAATATCCAAGGAGGATTTTTGGAACGATCCGGAAAAATCCAAGGAAGTCCTAAAGGAAAGAGCTCAGCTTTCGGAAATCGTCTCGGAATTCGAAACGCTGAAAAGGGAACTGGAAGACAACGAACTGCTTCTGGACCTAGCCGTCGAAGAAGACGACGGGGACACCGTCCGTGAAGTAGCCCGTAAGACCAAAGACGTTCAAAAAAAGGTCAAGGCTCTGGAAGTGCGTCAAATGTTGGGCGGCGAAAATGATGCCCGCAACGCCATCGTCAGCATCAATGCGGGAGCCGGAGGCACGGAAGCCCAGGATTGGGCGGAAATGCTTCTGCGCATGTACCTCAGATGGTGTGAACGCCGAGGGTTTCAGACCGAAGTCATCGATCTTCTGGAAGGAGAAGAGGCGGGGATCAAAAGCGCCACCTTTACGGTTTCCGGGCCCTATGCCTATGGGTTACTCAAAGGCGAATCCGGCGTGCATCGCCTGGTGAGAATCTCTCCCTTTGATGCCAGTGGACGTCGGCATACCTCTTTTGCCGCCGTGTTCGTCTACCCCGAAGTGGACGACTCCATTGTGATCGACATCAAGCCTTCGGACCTGCAGATAGACACGTTTCGAGCCAGCGGTGCCGGCGGCCAACATGTGAACAAGACCAGTTCGGCGGTGCGAATCACCCATCTTCCCACTGGCATCGTGGTCCAGTGCCAGAATGAACGTTCTCAGCATCGCAACCGAGATCTGGCCATGAAAGTCCTACGGGCTCGGCTCTATGAAAGGGAGATGCAAAAAAAACAAGCGGAATTGCAGGAACTGCATGACAGCTTGGACGACATAGCCTGGGGAAACCAAATTCGATCCTACGTTCTTCAGCCCTATCGCCTGGTCAAGGACCACCGCACTCAGGTAGAAAAAGGGAACGTGGACAGTGTTCTGGACGGGGAACTGGACGACTTTATGGAAGCCTATCTCCTCCATCAACTTCAAGGCCAATCCCAGATTTCCGCCGCTTCCTCATAATCTTGGAGGCATTGACACTTCCGGATTTCCTATCAAAACCGGTGAAGCACATCGCTACTGTGCTTCGCCGGTTTCATCACACGATCTGGACACGAAGCACGTCGTCTCGAGGATGTAACCGCTCGATCTTCAGCCGCACCATTTCACCGGGTCCCACGGGATGTTCCTGAGGAAGCGGTGCTTGCACTTCCAATAGAAAATCAGGCAAAAGGATGTGGGCGAACTTGGCGTTCTTATCCAGAACGATCCCATGAAGCGTCTGAATGTCTTCCTGTTCCAGGTATCGAAGAATCCAGTAACGGGTCCATTTGCGTTGGACGAAGGCGATCTTGCCCAGCTGGACGCGCATGCGTGTGAGAATCTTTTCCAGCTCTTCTTCCGTATAAGCCGGTCGGCCGTGAAGAAGTGCGGCTTTAATCTGACGCTGCACCACCAGGTCCATGTAACGGCGAATAGGGGAGGTCACGGTGGTATAGGGGTTCATGCCTAGGCTGCAGTGAGGGCCGGGACGTGTTTCAAGTTCCGCCCGAGCAAAGAGACGACGCTGTCGGTAGATATGAAAAATGGGATAATCGCTTTGTACCTGATCTGTTTCGGGACGGCATTCCGCCTGGCACCGATAAATGGCCGGCAGATTCCGTTCAGCCAAGTAAGCGGCAGCACGACCGTTGGCCGCAATCATCCATTCGGAAACGATAATCTGGCTCGGGCTTTCCTTGTCGTATCGCACCAGCTGTATCATGCCATGGTCATTGACACTGATGTGAATTTCCGGCAACGGCAAGAGCACGGCCCCTCTTTCCCGCCGCTCTTCTCGAAGTCGTTCACTGAGGTGTAAAAGAATCTTGAACGCTTCCTCGGTTTCCACCAAGGAGTCCACCTGCTCATAGGTCAGTCGGCGGGTGACTCGAACAATGCCGGGGCGAACGGTCCAACGATGAATCCGACCCTCTTCGTCCACTTCCATGAGAAAGCTCAGGGTGGCTCTGTCTTTCCCCAAGCACAGGCTGCAGGCTTCTTCTGATAAAACCGGAGGGAGCATGGGAATACGTCGATCGGGAAGGTAAATGGATGTTACCCGGGACGCCGCTTCCTCATCCAGCACATCATGCATGCCTACAAAATGGGCGGCATCCGCAATGTGCACCCCCACTTCCCAAAGACCTGTATCCAAGGGGCGAAAGCTCAAGGCATCGTCAAAGTCCCGCGTCGTAGCACTGTCAATGGTGAAAACATCGAGTGCACGAAAATCACTTCGTGCCTCTTCCACACTGACCCTTTGCACAAGGCTCTTGGCGGCGTCCGCCGCCTTCAGAGCTTGCTCAGGAAACTCGATGCTTAATCCCTGCTGGTGTAAGTAAAGGTTTTCGTTTTCAGACCATACCCCTAAACGCACCAGCAGCCGAAAGGCTGCGGCCGGTTGCGCCGTAAGGCCCGCTCGAGCAAACAGTTCCTTGACAAAAGCGGCGCTTTCCGCTTCCTGGCCGAAGAGTCCGAAATCCTGAATCTTTTCTATGATTTCTGGAGAAAATATCTCTTGACGAGTCCCCGGTTTTGATTGCCAAACACGACGCAGCCATTGAGCCCCTTCTTCCAAAAGACGTTCTCTTTCGGCTTCTCGAGCTATTTCTTCGCGGCGACGTTCCACCTGTTCTTCGGTTCTTGCGGCAAAGAAGCCATTTTTGAATTGAAAATACAGACGATCGGCCAACAAAACCCGTTGCACCGCCGCCATATGGTCATCGGTGACTTCGGATGTAAAGACCAGCTCGGCCAAATCCTGAACGCTGTAGGTTTCGGATTCGCCTTCCAGAACTGACCACAATTCCGCCACATTCACCTGTGCAGCCAGGGATTCACGCAGTTGCCGAATGTTCTTGAGAGCTCGAACCAGGTCATCTCGACGCAGCGAAGGATTCAACTTGCCGGGAGAAACCGATACCACGCGCCGAAGAACCAGGTTCATTTCCCGGTTGGTTTCCGTCAGCACATTGAGCCTTTGGTCTTTAACCGCCAGGCAGACTCCAAGAAGCAGTTCCTTGGCCTCAAAAAATTCGACCACCGTCCCGGGACTCACTCCACTCACCTCGGATGGGCTCATGCGCCTTCCCCCAGCCGGCCCACCTGGGCAAGCCGTTCCCGGTACGAATGAATCCCTTTGGCAATGGCTCTTGCCAAGTTGCGTTGGAATTGCGTCTGGGTCAACAACCGTTCTTCCTCAGGGTTGGAAATGAAACAGGCTTCAATCAAAACACTGGGCATTTGAGCACCTAGAAGCACATAAAAGGGAGCCTGCTTGACGCCCAAGTCGCGAAGCTGCACGCTGCTTTCCAGGTTGCGCATCATGCCCCGGTGAATATCTTGAGCAAGACGCGATGATTCATCGATCTTGGTGTGATGTAACAGCTCATTCAAAATAGCTTCCAAGTCACTCATATGCTTGGCTGATGTAGCGTTTTCTCGAGCGGCCAGGCGTGCGGATTCTTTGTCTTTCGAAAAGTTAAGAAAATAGGTTTCAATGCCGCCAAGGCTTGAATCTTCGTGGGCATTGGTATGGATGGAGACGAAGAGATCAGCCTTCTTAGTGTTGGCGATGGCCGTGCGTTCTTCCAGGCTCAAGAATCGATCGGAATCCCGTGTCAGAATCACTTCATAGCCGCCTTCCTTTTCCAAAATCTTTTTCAATTCCTTAGCGATGGCCAGCGTAATGTCCTTTTCGAAGACTCCTCCGGGACCGATGGCCCCTTTGTCTTTCCCTCCATGGCCCGGATCCAGGACGATGCGTCTCACGGTCAACCCCAATTGAGCCACCATACTGGGCATGCCCTTTTTGACGACGGGTTTCGGCACCATAGGGGCTGCGGCGGGCGGCGTTTCCGTTCGAGCCGTTGTGGAGGCTTGCGCTCTTTTCTTGCCCTGCACGTCAACGATAAGGCGAAATGGATCGGCCAAAGAAAAGACGCGATAGGATTCCACCGATTGAAGGCCCACAATCACCTGGGTTTTGTTTTCAAAGGAAGTCGTCAAACGTACGTCTTCCAACAAACCATCCTTGATGGGGATGACCGACTTGACTTGAGGACCCACACTGCAGCGTTCCAGATCGAGGATGATACGTTGAGGCAGCTTCTTCTCGGGGTCTGCGAGCTGTTCACTCCGGCTGTACCGTACGGGACCGCTCAGGTAAACCACCACTCGAGTGTACTCTTCCGCCGACCAGTGACGAATTTTTTCCACGGCGGCTTTGGGCTCTTCTCGGGCTGGTTCTGCAACCTTTGGCACCGCCCAATGCGGCGTTTTTTCCTGGCTGGTCCCCTTAGGTTTGGATGTCGCCTTGTCACCGTTGAGAATCGTTGAAGCCTCAGGAGTCGGCGCCGACGCCGAGGTTCTGAGCTTTTTTGACAATTCTTCAGCTTTTTGCCGAGCCTTTGAGGTCATATCGCCCTGAGGGAAAAGAACACAGAGGCGTGAAAATTCCAAACAAGCCTCTTCTGGTTCCTTCATTTCCATAAGGATTCCCGAAAGAAACAGGGCATCATCGGCCAAGGGGCTTTGAGGAAACCGAAGGGCCACTTGTTTGTAAAAATTGAGAGCGTTTCTATAATCGTTTTCCAATTTGAGAGCGTCATGAAGGCGATGGTAGGACTGAGCGATCATGAAAAGGCACCGATCCGATAAAGTCTGTTTGACATCTTCTTGAAGAATATCAAGAAATTTTTGGATATTTTGTCGAAAGAGGGCTTGATTTTTGGGATCGGACAACTGGTCCACGAGGGATAAATACTGACGGCGCGCCTCATGGTAACGACCCTCCAAGTTCAGAGGTGCCGATCCGTGCACGAAGGCGCTGCCAACAGCCACAGTCAATCCAAAAACCAGCGCACTCCAAAGGCCTTTCGCACTTGTCAAGAATCTTTTCATGGTGATTCTCCACCGCTTGGCCGCGATGTTCCCTGACGAAACATTCCTGAACCTTCGTCCCCTTTGAACCGGGTAGCTGGGTTTTTCCCATCGGGTGAGGTCCTAGGGTTCCACGTCTCTTCATCCTCAAGAGTCTCTTTGCCTTTGGGCACGGCTGCTAGAGGGGAACGCCCCTTAATTTGTTCTTGAAGTCCGTAAAGGGTCTTGAGGGCTGCAAGAGGAGTCATACGGTCCAGGTCCAAAGCCATGATGGCATCCCGAAGCCACTCCACACCGGGTTGAAACAAGCTCATCTGAAACCCCACTCGGGATTTGCGTCGGGGCGCCGAACGAGCCGTGTCTCTAGGTCTTTCAGGAGGCCGATGGCTTCCTGCTTCCAGCTGACTCAGTATTTCCTGGGCTCGAACAATCACTTCTTTGGGAAGCCCCGCCAGACGCGCCACATGAATGCCGTAGCTCTTGTTGGTACCTCCGGGAAGGAGGCGATGAAAGAAAACAATGTCGGTTTCAAATTCCTTGACGGCAACATTGTAATTCTTGACACGAGGCAGTCTTTCCGCCAGTTCCGTCAGTTCATGATAGTGCGTGGCGAACAAGGTCTTTACGCCGACACCGTGCAAATCATGAAGATATTCGGCCACGGCCCAGGCTAGACTCATGCCGTCGAAGGTGGATGTGCCGCGACCGATTTCATCCAAAACGATAAGACTTTTGGGGGTAGCCTGGTACAATATATTGGCCGTCTCTTGCATCTCCACCATGAAAGTGGAGCGACCTCGAGCCAGATCGTCGGAGGCACCCACGCGTGTGAAAATGCGATCCACAACCCCGATGCGGGCCTGCCTTGCCGGAATAAAAGAGCCTATTTGAGCCATGAGCACAAGCAGAGCCGTTTGACGCAAAATGGTGGATTTTCCGGCCATATTGGGGCCGGTGATTATGAGAATCTGCTGATCCCGAGAATTCAGTTGCACATCGTTTGGAACGAAGGCTCCTTCGGGAAGGGATCGCTCAACGACCGGATGACGTCCCTCTAGAATGACAATCTCGTCCCCATCATCCACGACCGGTCGGCCATATCCCCTACGGGCGGCTGTTTCCGCCAACGAAGCCAAAACATCCAGATGCGCCACGTGTTCAGCGGCCTTAAGAATCCTTTCCGCATGTTGCGCCACGCATAAGCGTAACTCCTCGTAATGCCGTTCTTCCAGTTCTCGGCTCTTTTCATCCGCATGCAGAACCTGGTCTTCAAAGTTTTTGAGTTCTTCGGTGATAAATCTTTCGGCGTTGACCAAGGTTTGTCGGCGTATGTAATCATCAGGCACAAGGGCCAAATTGGCTTTGGAAATTTCAATGTAATAGCCGAAAACTTTGTTGTAACGCACCTTCAGGGAACTGATGCCGGTACGCGCCCGTTCTTTGACTTCATATTCGGCCATCCAACCTTTGGCATCCAAGGCCAGGCGTCTGTAATGGTCTAGTTCCGCATCCACACCGGGGCGAATCACCCCGCCCGACGCCAACATGTGGGGAGGATCATCCACAAGGGTTTCCGCGAGACGCTGTGCCACATCTTGCAGGGAATCCCAATCGAAAGCCAACTGTGACAAAAAGGTGCATGAAAAAAGCTGCAGATGTGTCTGAATTTCCGGTAATATTTCCAAGGAGCGTCTCAGCGCCGCCAGATCCCGCGGCCCTGCCGTACCCACACTCACACGGGCGACGATCCGCTCCAGGTCCGCTATCTTTTCAAGGATTTCTCGAAGTTCTGCACGGGTACCCCCTTGATCCATCAATTCGGCCACGGCATCTTGCCTCTGAACAATGGCTGAAACATCCAGCAAAGGATAACGGACCCATTTCTGAAGCAGCCGGGCTCCCATAGGGGTCAGGGTTTCGTCCAGAATATGCAGCAGGGATCCTTTGCGGGTTAAAGTGGCAGCGGCCTGAAGGACTTCCAGATTCTTGAGTGTGGCCTCATCTAGGGCCATGAAATCGCTCGGCCGATACGGTGTGATTTTTCTTAAATGTGCGCAGGTGTTCAGCCGGTTGGTTCGAAGGTAGTCCAAAATGGCTCCCGCGGCCCGCACAATCAAGGGACTTTCCCCGATACCGAAGCTTTCCAGGGAATACACGCGAAAATGGTCCAAAAGTCTTTCCCGGCATCGAGCCACATCAAAGGCCGACTCATCCAGGACCGTCACCGCGACCCCTTGACCTGAAGTCACCTCGGAAATCCACGATGTTTCCTGCCCATCGCCGACAAGTATCTCTTTGGGGCTTACACGCGCGAGTTCACGCAAAAGGGTTTCACGCCCATCGACTTCCACCACTAAAAAATCACCGGTGGAAACATCCACGTAGGCCAGACCATATCGGCTCCCTTTATGGGAAACGGCCGCCAGATAATTGGGATCCTTGGCCGATAGGTTCTGGCTTTCCACCACCAGTCCCGGCGTGATGACACGGGTGACCTGCCTTCGAACCAAACCCCTGGCCTTTTTCGGATCTTCCACCTGGTCGCAGACGGCCACCTTGTGCCCCGCGTTTACCAGCCGAGCTATGTAGCTTTCGGCCGCATGATATGGCACGCCGCACATGGGCACAGGGTTTTCCGCGTTCTTGTCTCGGGACGTGAGGGCAATATCCAAGATGCGCGATGCCGTCACAGCATCTTCAAAGAAAAGCTCGTAGAAGTCTCCCATTCGATAAAGCAGCAAGGCTTCCGGATGCTGTGCCTTGATGTCCAGATACTGCTGCATCATGGGGGTGATCTTGTTCATGAGCGATCACAGTCTGATAGAGGCTCCTCAAGCGGATGCCTCGGAGTGCGGCTCCGATTCCGAAAAGGTCGGAGCCTGACTTTCCTGTTCGGTTTGACCCCGTACCCGAACCTCTTCGACAGCTCTGGCTCTTTCCGCCAAAAGCCTTTCCTTTTCGGCCCTTTCCGCCTGCAGAGCTCTGCGTGTCCGCAAAAAAGGTCGAAACATGAGGAATAGACCGACCAGCAGCCCCACAAATCCTGAAATGAAAATGACCATGAAGACCTTAAGCGTCCAACGCACATCTTCCCTGATAAACAAATACAGCATGAAATCCAAATCCCTCTGAAAAGTGGCCATGTTCTGCCGGACAAAAAGTACCATCACGGCCACAAGCAACAGGGTGGTCACGAACCTAAAGAGCTTCATGGAGTTTCTCCTTGTCAAAATGTGGTCGCAACTTCTCGTAGGTCTGTTTCAAGTGCTCTGGAATGCTTCGCACATCGGCAAAAACCGTCATGAAATTGGTGTCCCCTTCCCATCGGGGCACCACATGAAAGTGTAAGTGGCTCTCCACACCGGCTCCGGCGGCAGCACCTAGATTAAGCCCTACATTAAAGCCCTGAGGTCGCATGAGGGGGCGAATGATTCTCACGCACATCTGTATCTTCCTCATGAGGTCAGTCATTTCCTCCTCCGTGAGACCCTCCAAGTCCGCCACATGACGCCATGGGGCCACTAAAAGGTGGCCGTTGTTGTAAGGGTATTTATTCATCATCACCATGGTCAAGCGACCCCGATAGAGAATCAGGCGTTCCGGATCGCTCAGCCCGCCGCCTTCCGGACAAAAAATGCAGTACGGTTCTCTTTTTCCCAAAATGTATTCCATACGCCACGGCGCCCACAGATTCTGCATGATCGCACTCCTACAGCTGGATAATTTCCGCGTGCAGCGACGTGCCCACTCGCAAAAAGGCCAAAGTCCTTCCTTGAGAACTTCGAGGTGAAAAAACAGAACCCGGATTCAACAAAAGCCGCCCATTCACTTTTTCCAGAAGAGGTCGATGCGTATGCCCGAAAAGAATAACATGGGCCGTATCGAATACTTCCAGCAGATGCGTTTTGATGTCCGAAGCATAGTTCCCGTAACCCCATCCATGGGTCAGGGCGATTTGATAAGAACCCACTCGGAACGTTTTCTTTGTCGGCAGTCTCAAACGCACCGCCGTCTCATCCGTATTGCCGCATACCGCCTCCAGCCGGTACTGCTCGAAATAATCCAATACACAACCCGCCGTCCAGTCCCCAAGATGGACCACCAAATCCGCACCATCGCAGTAACGTGCACACAGGTCTTGCAGTTCCTGCGTCACGTGCGTGAGATGTGTGTCGGAAAGCACCACGATATTCATGCCCATTGGTCGCTCAATTACAAAAAATGCTTTTAATTTCAATGGTTAATTGAGCATATACCAGCCACCCTTTTGAAACACAAGGCTTTTTTGGGCTTTACGGATCCGCAAGCGAGATGTTTCCCCAAACGGCCAAATGATCATGCAGGGTTACCAGAGCCCCTAGCACACCGGGAATGGATTGAATCCAAGTCAAAGCTGGTTCCAAATCATCTTGGTGCCGGACGCGATTCCCTAGGGCTGTGGCGCAGGCATCCGCTAAAGCCGCGTCCTTGGCGAGCACCGTGGCGGCATCCGCTCGGCCCATACTCAGGGAATGGCCTAGGGTTCCGGAGGAAGTGCACACGGCCATAGGTAAATCCTCGGCGGCCAATTTCAGGGCCAGCCGGTCTCGAAACGGGGACTTCTCTCCTGGATACACAGCCACCACAAGATCTTCTTGAGCCACGGCATAGCAGTCCCCCCCGTTTTCGACGATGACCGAACGGGCCCAAGATAGAAGTCCTTCGGCCACGGCTTGGGCAATGGCACCGGCCACGGCGGCCATAGGCCCCACATGAGCTTTCTGGGCGGCTCGCAGCATACGACGCACGATGTCCGGAGCCAGAGGATCGTCGGGCAATGGGGTCAAGGACGTCAAAAAAAGCGGAGCCGTACGGCTGTATTCAAGGATATGGCGTCGAAAGGTCAGGATAAGGTCGCGGGTCTGGCGGCCAAGATCCGCATCGGCCCGTACCCACAAATCCGTTTGTTCCACCTGAACTCGAAAGGCATGCCAAGGGCCTCTTTTGTGCTGTTCCCGATAGAACCTATGAACCGGCTGAGCCCTTTCCATATCATTCCCATTCGATGGTGCTGGGCGGTTTGGAAGAAATGTCGTAGACAACGCGGTTCACTCCGGGGACTTCGTTGATGATGCGATTGGAAAGGCGTGCCAGAAGCTGGTAGGGAATTCGGGCCCAATCAGCGGTCATGGCGTCCACACTTTCCACCGCTCGAATGGCCACCACCTGTTCGTACGTGCGTTCATCGCCCATGACCCCCACGGAACGCACAGGTAACAGCACGGCAAAAGCCTGCCAGACACGGTCGTACCAATTGGCGGCTTCCAGTTCTTCCAAAACAATGGCATCGGCTTGACGAAGGATTCTTAGACTTTCCGGGGTGACTTCGCCGATAATGCGAATGGCCAAACCCGGTCCCGGAAACGGATGCCGCATGATGATGCGTTCCGGCAATCCCAGTTCCCGTCCCAATTGGCGCACTTCGTCCTTGAAAAGTTCCCGAAGCGGTTCGATGAGTTCCAATTTCATGCGTTCGGGAAGCCCGCCCACATTGTGATGCGTTTTGATGGTAGCCGATGGCCCTTTAAAGGACACACTTTCTATAACGTCAGGATACAAGGTGCCTTGGGCTAGGTAGCGGGTCCCTTGGAGTTTGGAGGCTTCCCTTTCAAAGACTTCGATGAAGAGGTTGCCGATGATTTTCCGTTTCTGCTCAGGGTCCGTCACTCCCTTGAGGCGATCGAGAAAGAGATCCGTGGCGTTGACCGAAACCAGGTTGATTTCGAAATGGTCTCGAAAGACCCGTTCCACGGTTTCAGCTTCACCTTTCCGCAAAAGACCGTTGTTCACGAAGAGGCATTGAAGCTGGTCGCCGATGG contains the following coding sequences:
- a CDS encoding N-acetylmuramoyl-L-alanine amidase, with amino-acid sequence MKRFLTSAKGLWSALVFGLTVAVGSAFVHGSAPLNLEGRYHEARRQYLSLVDQLSDPKNQALFRQNIQKFLDILQEDVKQTLSDRCLFMIAQSYHRLHDALKLENDYRNALNFYKQVALRFPQSPLADDALFLSGILMEMKEPEEACLEFSRLCVLFPQGDMTSKARQKAEELSKKLRTSASAPTPEASTILNGDKATSKPKGTSQEKTPHWAVPKVAEPAREEPKAAVEKIRHWSAEEYTRVVVYLSGPVRYSRSEQLADPEKKLPQRIILDLERCSVGPQVKSVIPIKDGLLEDVRLTTSFENKTQVIVGLQSVESYRVFSLADPFRLIVDVQGKKRAQASTTARTETPPAAAPMVPKPVVKKGMPSMVAQLGLTVRRIVLDPGHGGKDKGAIGPGGVFEKDITLAIAKELKKILEKEGGYEVILTRDSDRFLSLEERTAIANTKKADLFVSIHTNAHEDSSLGGIETYFLNFSKDKESARLAARENATSAKHMSDLEAILNELLHHTKIDESSRLAQDIHRGMMRNLESSVQLRDLGVKQAPFYVLLGAQMPSVLIEACFISNPEEERLLTQTQFQRNLARAIAKGIHSYRERLAQVGRLGEGA
- a CDS encoding UPF0280 family protein, translated to MERAQPVHRFYREQHKRGPWHAFRVQVEQTDLWVRADADLGRQTRDLILTFRRHILEYSRTAPLFLTSLTPLPDDPLAPDIVRRMLRAAQKAHVGPMAAVAGAIAQAVAEGLLSWARSVIVENGGDCYAVAQEDLVVAVYPGEKSPFRDRLALKLAAEDLPMAVCTSSGTLGHSLSMGRADAATVLAKDAALADACATALGNRVRHQDDLEPALTWIQSIPGVLGALVTLHDHLAVWGNISLADP
- a CDS encoding ribonuclease catalytic domain-containing protein; this translates as MSPSEVSGVSPGTVVEFFEAKELLLGVCLAVKDQRLNVLTETNREMNLVLRRVVSVSPGKLNPSLRRDDLVRALKNIRQLRESLAAQVNVAELWSVLEGESETYSVQDLAELVFTSEVTDDHMAAVQRVLLADRLYFQFKNGFFAARTEEQVERRREEIAREAERERLLEEGAQWLRRVWQSKPGTRQEIFSPEIIEKIQDFGLFGQEAESAAFVKELFARAGLTAQPAAAFRLLVRLGVWSENENLYLHQQGLSIEFPEQALKAADAAKSLVQRVSVEEARSDFRALDVFTIDSATTRDFDDALSFRPLDTGLWEVGVHIADAAHFVGMHDVLDEEAASRVTSIYLPDRRIPMLPPVLSEEACSLCLGKDRATLSFLMEVDEEGRIHRWTVRPGIVRVTRRLTYEQVDSLVETEEAFKILLHLSERLREERRERGAVLLPLPEIHISVNDHGMIQLVRYDKESPSQIIVSEWMIAANGRAAAYLAERNLPAIYRCQAECRPETDQVQSDYPIFHIYRQRRLFARAELETRPGPHCSLGMNPYTTVTSPIRRYMDLVVQRQIKAALLHGRPAYTEEELEKILTRMRVQLGKIAFVQRKWTRYWILRYLEQEDIQTLHGIVLDKNAKFAHILLPDFLLEVQAPLPQEHPVGPGEMVRLKIERLHPRDDVLRVQIV
- the prfB gene encoding peptide chain release factor 2 (programmed frameshift), whose product is MLIETSEIRNSLKELHQRVDTLGGYLDIAEKRRRLQELDRAISKEDFWNDPEKSKEVLKERAQLSEIVSEFETLKRELEDNELLLDLAVEEDDGDTVREVARKTKDVQKKVKALEVRQMLGGENDARNAIVSINAGAGGTEAQDWAEMLLRMYLRWCERRGFQTEVIDLLEGEEAGIKSATFTVSGPYAYGLLKGESGVHRLVRISPFDASGRRHTSFAAVFVYPEVDDSIVIDIKPSDLQIDTFRASGAGGQHVNKTSSAVRITHLPTGIVVQCQNERSQHRNRDLAMKVLRARLYEREMQKKQAELQELHDSLDDIAWGNQIRSYVLQPYRLVKDHRTQVEKGNVDSVLDGELDDFMEAYLLHQLQGQSQISAASS
- the mutS gene encoding DNA mismatch repair protein MutS; this translates as MNKITPMMQQYLDIKAQHPEALLLYRMGDFYELFFEDAVTASRILDIALTSRDKNAENPVPMCGVPYHAAESYIARLVNAGHKVAVCDQVEDPKKARGLVRRQVTRVITPGLVVESQNLSAKDPNYLAAVSHKGSRYGLAYVDVSTGDFLVVEVDGRETLLRELARVSPKEILVGDGQETSWISEVTSGQGVAVTVLDESAFDVARCRERLLDHFRVYSLESFGIGESPLIVRAAGAILDYLRTNRLNTCAHLRKITPYRPSDFMALDEATLKNLEVLQAAATLTRKGSLLHILDETLTPMGARLLQKWVRYPLLDVSAIVQRQDAVAELMDQGGTRAELREILEKIADLERIVARVSVGTAGPRDLAALRRSLEILPEIQTHLQLFSCTFLSQLAFDWDSLQDVAQRLAETLVDDPPHMLASGGVIRPGVDAELDHYRRLALDAKGWMAEYEVKERARTGISSLKVRYNKVFGYYIEISKANLALVPDDYIRRQTLVNAERFITEELKNFEDQVLHADEKSRELEERHYEELRLCVAQHAERILKAAEHVAHLDVLASLAETAARRGYGRPVVDDGDEIVILEGRHPVVERSLPEGAFVPNDVQLNSRDQQILIITGPNMAGKSTILRQTALLVLMAQIGSFIPARQARIGVVDRIFTRVGASDDLARGRSTFMVEMQETANILYQATPKSLIVLDEIGRGTSTFDGMSLAWAVAEYLHDLHGVGVKTLFATHYHELTELAERLPRVKNYNVAVKEFETDIVFFHRLLPGGTNKSYGIHVARLAGLPKEVIVRAQEILSQLEAGSHRPPERPRDTARSAPRRKSRVGFQMSLFQPGVEWLRDAIMALDLDRMTPLAALKTLYGLQEQIKGRSPLAAVPKGKETLEDEETWNPRTSPDGKNPATRFKGDEGSGMFRQGTSRPSGGESP
- the guaA gene encoding glutamine-hydrolyzing GMP synthase translates to MDWHALHPDRVLILDFGSQYTQLIARRVRESHVYCEIHPYSMDLKAVRAYAPKGIILSGGPSSVHDANAPLASQELFQLGIPVLGICYGMQLMAHLLGGYVERAENREYGPALVDVDEPAVLFQDIDAKDVRVWMSHGDRIVHMPLGFRILAHSPNSPVAAMADPSRKLYGVQFHPEVAHTPCGRTLLDNFLFHICGCKPTWTMKSFVESAITAVREKVGSDRVLCALSGGVDSSVVAVLLHKAIGDQLQCLFVNNGLLRKGEAETVERVFRDHFEINLVSVNATDLFLDRLKGVTDPEQKRKIIGNLFIEVFEREASKLQGTRYLAQGTLYPDVIESVSFKGPSATIKTHHNVGGLPERMKLELIEPLRELFKDEVRQLGRELGLPERIIMRHPFPGPGLAIRIIGEVTPESLRILRQADAIVLEELEAANWYDRVWQAFAVLLPVRSVGVMGDERTYEQVVAIRAVESVDAMTADWARIPYQLLARLSNRIINEVPGVNRVVYDISSKPPSTIEWE
- a CDS encoding YfcE family phosphodiesterase, which translates into the protein MGMNIVVLSDTHLTHVTQELQDLCARYCDGADLVVHLGDWTAGCVLDYFEQYRLEAVCGNTDETAVRLRLPTKKTFRVGSYQIALTHGWGYGNYASDIKTHLLEVFDTAHVILFGHTHRPLLEKVNGRLLLNPGSVFSPRSSQGRTLAFLRVGTSLHAEIIQL
- a CDS encoding HIT domain-containing protein, producing MQNLWAPWRMEYILGKREPYCIFCPEGGGLSDPERLILYRGRLTMVMMNKYPYNNGHLLVAPWRHVADLEGLTEEEMTDLMRKIQMCVRIIRPLMRPQGFNVGLNLGAAAGAGVESHLHFHVVPRWEGDTNFMTVFADVRSIPEHLKQTYEKLRPHFDKEKLHEAL